Within the Nitrospira sp. genome, the region GCCGTAGCGAAGCGCGCCTGCTGACGCTGGACGACGCGTGGCGCATTGGCGAGACGACGCTGCTCGGCTGCTCGTATTCGCCGCCGACGCCGTTCATGTTGAAGGACCTTGAGCGCCTCGATCGCCGCGGCGACGAGATTCCGGCGTTTGACGGACGCCGCTGGGACCCGGATCGCGCCGGGGTCGTGGCGATCACCGCCCACGACCACTTCACGACGCGGCCAAGCTTTGAGGAAGAACTCGCGCGGGCCGCGCCCAGCCCCGCCCCGTTCATCTTCGTCTGCCACGCGCCGCCGTTTGACACATCGCTCGATCGCCTGCCGAACCTGTCGCACCCCATCGGCTCAACGGCCGTGCGCGACTTCATCGTCGCGCGCCAGCCGCTGCTTTCGTTGCACGGGCATGTGCACGAATCACCGCAGGCGACCGGCGCCTGGCGCGATCAGATCGGCGCGACCACCTGCGTCAACCCCGGCCAAGGTCACGATACGCTCCACGCCGTCATGTTCGACCTGGAGCGACCGGCCGACACGCTGCGCCACACGGTGCTGGATTGAGCGCCACGCCGGGCGAGACGGAAACCAAAAACATCCTGTTGATCGGCATGCGCGGCGTCGGCAAGTCAACCGTCGCCAGCGCGTTGGCGGATTTGCTGCAATGGACGCTCGTCGACTCCGATGCGCTGATCGAGCGGCAAGCCGGCCTGTCTATTCGCGACATCTTCACCCAACATGGCGAAGCCGCGTTTCGCGCGATGGAATCGCGGATTGTCGCGGAGATTTGCGCCAACTCGCGCCAGGTCGTCAGCCTCGGCGGCGGCGCGGTTCTCAGCCCCGCCAATCGCGATACAATCCGCCGCGCCGGGGCCGTCATCTGGCTGACCGCGGCGCCGGACGTGCTGATCGAACGAATGCGGCGAGATATCGAGCGCGGCCTGGTTCGGCCGTCGCTGACCGATCGCGATTGGTCGGACGAAGTGCGCGAACTGACGAACGCCCGCGCGCCTTTATACGCCGAAATCGCGCAGATCCGCATCGACACTGACAACCTCACGCCGGCGCACATCGCGCGCGTCGCGCTGAAACAACTGGGACTGCAAGAGCCGCCGACGCATGAGTGACACGCTATCCGCCATCATCGGCGTGTTCATCCTGCTGCTCGGCTTGTGTGTCGGCAGTTTTCTCAATGTCGTGATCTACCGACTGCCGGCCGGGCTGTCGCTGCTGCGGCCGCGCTGGTCATTCTGCCCGACATGCCGCCACACGCTCGCCTGGTCTGACAATCTGCCGCTGGTCAGTTGGCTGGCGCTGCGGGCGCGCTGCCGTTACTGCCGCGCGCCGATTTCGGCACAGTATCCGCTGGTCGAAGCCGTCACGGGGCTCGCCTTTGCGCTCGTCTGGCGACTGCTGGCGCATGAACACACGCGGTTCGGCCTCGATGCCTTTTCGCTCAGCCAGGACTGGCCGCTGCTGCTGGCGTGGCTGACGCTCAGCGCAGCGATGATCGTCTGTGCCGCGACTGACATTCTGTCGTACTCGATCGACACGCGCGTCACGAACTTCACCCTGATCGCGGGACTGGCGCTGATGGCGATCTGGCCGCGACCGCTGCTCATCGTGCCGGTGGCGCATCAGCCGCTGGCGGCGGCGGCCCTGATCGGGCTGCTCGTAAGCGCGGTGATGCTCTGGCGCTTCAGCCCGGCGCAGGTGTTCGATGAAGCCACGCCGGCCCCCGCGGAAGACGGTCATTCTGACGCAAACGCCGCCAACGCCGCGCGATCGGACGCGCGCGCCCCTATGTCAACAAACGGCCCGGCGACGCTTGGCCTGGTTGTGACGACACTGATCGCGATCGGCCTGACGGTCGCGCCGATGCTGGCCCCGGCGGGCGAAAGCGGCGCAAAGAGCATGAATGCGGCGCCAGACATCACCGCGTTCGGCGCGCCGCTCGCGCTTGGCGCGCTATTCATCATCATGGTCGCCGCCGGCGGCGCGCGGCGCGACGCAGACGACGAAATTCACGCCGAGATCGAGGCTGAGCGCCCCTTCGCGCGGCGCGTTGCGCTGCGCGAGTGCCTGTGGCTGGGGCCGATCATCATCGCCGGCGCGGCCGGGTATTGGCTGACCGGTCCCGGCCCGCTCGCGGATCCGTGGGACATGTTCGCCACCTGGCCGATCGCGGGGGCCACGCCGCTCGGTGGGCTCGCATACGCCGCGCATGGCGCGATGCTGGCCGCCGCCGCCGGCTGGATCGTGCGGATTTTTTTCACGCTCGTCTTCGGCCGTGAAGCGTTCGGCGTCGGGGACATTTTCATTCTCGCCGCCGCAGGCGCGGCGATCGGCTGGGATCTGGCGTTGCTGGGGTTCCTGCTCGCGATCCCGCTGGCGCTGGCGGGCTGGATCATCGGCTTGGCGTTGAAGCAGACGGTGATGATCCCGTTTGGCCCGTGGCTGGCGATCGGCTTCCTCGCGGCGCTGTGGCTCAGCCGGCCGGCCGCGGAAATCGCGATTCGCTATCGCGATTTGTTCGTTGAGATCGCCCATGACCGCCCGCAGTCGCTATTCGGCCTTGGCGGCGTGCTGATCGTCGGCATGGCGCTCGCGATCGGCCTGTCGCGCCTGTTGCGGCGATTTGTCGAACCACGCGCATAGCGTCCGCGCAGCCGGCGTTCGAGCAGCCCCTTTTTTCTGTTGCGAATCCGGCGCCGCGCCTTATACTCGTTCGCATCCAAAGCAACCGGCGTATCTCTTTCCGGCCCGACGGCGCTTACTGAAAAACCCGAGTGGATTGCAACACGCGGCTGACGCTGCGCCCGGAGGTGGTCTGCGGGCGCTGGCGGGAGCGTGGTGGGTTTGTACCGGCTCAAGGAGTGGCGCGAATGAGTCCTTCGCTCGCATGCATCGGCGGCACGGCGGCTTACGATCTACTCCGGGAAGGCGCGCTGGTCGCGCGGCGCCTCGGCCCGCAGTCCACGCCCTTCGGCTATTCGCAGCCGATCTACTACTGCGAATCGCGGATGGGGGATTTCTACTTCCTCTCGCGGCATGGCGAACTCGGCTACGAACTCGCCCCGAGCTTTGTGAATTACCGGGCCAATATCTACGCGCTCAAGTCGCTCGATGTCCGCGCGATTGTGTCATGGAGCGAGACACGGGCGCTGTCGCACAATTACCGCATCGGCGAATATGTCGTCGTTCACGACGTGATCGACGAAACGACCTCGCGTTCCAACACGTTCTTTGAGAACCAGGGGCTCGGCCTCGTGCGGCAGTGGCCGGTCTTCTGCCCGTCGCTGCGGGCGGCGTTCGAGCGCACCTTGCGGACGGAGGAATGTGACTTCACGGATGAGGGCGTCTACATCTGCGTAGAGGGTCCGCGGCGAGAGACGCCCGCCGAAGCCCGCAAGTACACGCTGCTCGGCGCCGATCTGATCGGCCAGACGCTGGCGCCGGAAGTGTTCCTCGCCAAGGAACTGCAGATGTGCTACGCGAGTTTGTGTTATGTCGCGAGCTATGCCGAGAACGGAAGCGATTTCCGTCCCTTCGAAAACGGCCGCATTCTTGACCCGATCGTGCAACAACGCCGCGCGCGCGCCGCTGTCGAACGCCTGCCGCGATTGCTGGAGCGCATGTCTGACGTGCTGAACTCGACCCCGGCGATGTGCCGCTGCGAATCATCGATGGGACATCATGTCCAGGCCGGTCAGATCGATCTCGATTGGCGCAACTGGTTTGACGACGAGTTCCGGTCGATCGTGGATCGCACGCTGCCGTGATCCTGCGGGCGGCGTGGGTGGCGCCGGGGGACGCGCCCCCGATTCGTGACGGGTTCGTCCGCATTCGCGAAGACCGCATCGCCGAAGTTGGCGTGTTCGGCAAAGAGATCGGCGCGGGCGCCGAGGACTCCGTGCGCGATCTCGGCGCCGTCGCGCTCACGCCGGGACTGATCAACCCCCATACCCATCTGGAGCTCGGCTGCTATGCCGGGAAGCTGCCGCGTGGTCCGTTGTGGCCCTGGCTCGCCGAGTTGATTCGCGTGCGGCGACAGGGTCCGCAGATCGAGCGCGAAACCGCCGCCGCGGCCGAGTTCGCCTGGCGGTCATTACGCGCCGGCGTGACCTGCGTTGGCGATATCTCACGCCGCAATGTCGGCTGGCGGGCGCTCAAAGCCGTTCCGATCCGCAAGGTGTGTTTCGTTGAGTTGCTGACGCTGGCCGATCAGCCGCCGCGCACGCTCGCCGAGCTGCGCGCCGCCCTCGACGAAGTGCTGGAAGATGCGCTGCTGACGGCCGGCGTCTCGCCCCATGCTCCGTACACGGTACCCGCCAGCGACGCGCGGGACGCGATCATGCTCGCCAAGTCGCGCGGGAAGCCCTGGACAATTCACCTGGCAGAAACCAGCGAAGAGATCGCCTTCCTGCACGGCGACGCGAGCGGGCTGCCGCCCGGACTGACGCAGGCCCAGGGCGCCTCGGGAATGGCGCCCGCGCGAGACGGCGTTACAGCGTACCTGCGCGGTTTGCGCGCCGAAGAGCGCCTTGGATCGGGTTATCTCGCCCACTGCAACTATCTGACGGATGAAGAAGTCGAACAGATTGCCGTTGCCGGCTGCGCGGTCGTCTACTGTCCGCGGGCCCACGCATTCTACGGACATGCGGACCATCCCATCCAGCGTCTGCGGGCCGCCGGTGTAACCGTCGCCGTCGGATCAGACAGCCCGGCATGCGACAATGCCGACCTATCGCCGTGGCGCGAGTTACAGCGCCTCTGCGCGGTTCACCCGACCCTCGCCGCTGAAGACGCGACTTTGCTGCGGCTTGTCACCGCCGACGCGGCCGTCGCGCTGGGCATGGCGGACAGGATCGGCGCAATCCGACCGGGTATGCTGGCGGACCTGGCGGCGTTTCCGCTTCCCGCGCCGGCCGACCGCCCGATTCAGGCGCTGATCCGCGCCGCGCCGAGCGCGACCCGCATGTGGGTCGGCGGGCGTGAAGTGGCGCTCTAGCGACGGCGCCGCCTGAACGCCGCGACAGGAGACCGGACGTTGCTCGAAGCGCCCTCGGCAGTACTGACCCATCATTGGCTCGTGAAGCGCCGCGGCGGAGAGCGTGTACTGGAGGCGCTGTATCGCGTCGCGCCCGGACCGGTGTATACGACCGTCCATGATCCGCGCGGCTTTCGCAACTCATCGCTGGCCGGCGCCGACACGTATACGACATTTCTGCAGCACCTGCCCGGCGCGACGCGGCGCTACCCCCTGCTGCTGCCGCTGATGCCGCTCGCGGCGCGGCTGACCCGTTTGCCGGACGCCGACATCGTGCTGTGTTCCGACGCGTGTCTGGCCAAGGCGTTCACGCCCGCCGGGCGCAGCAGGCTGATCTGCTATTGCCACTCGCCGATGCGCTACGCGTGGGAGCCGGAAATCGAGGCAGTGTATCGCGCGTCGATGCCCGCCGGCGTACGCGCGCTATGGGGCGCGACGATGCGCTATGTGCGGGCGGCGGACGCGAAAGCGGCGCAGCGCGTCGACGTGTTTGTGGCGAATTCGCGACACGTGGCCAAGCGCATTGAACGCTGCTACGGGCGCGACGCGGTAGTCGTGCACCCGCCGGTTGATCTGCCGCCGCGGCCGACCGTTACGCCGCGCGAAGATTTCTATCTATGCGTCGGCCAGCATGTGCCCTACAAGCGACTCGACCTGGCGCTGGAGGTCTGTCGAAAGCGCGATGCGCCGCTGGTCGTGATCGGAGACGGCCCGGATATTCAACGGCTGGACCCGCGCCGATATCCGCGCGTCACGCTTCTCGGCTGGCAGAACGATGATACCGTGCGCGGTTATTATCGCCGCGCAAAGGCCCTGCTGTTTCCGGGAGAAGAGGACTTCGGGATTGTGCCGGTAGAGGCGATCGCCCACGGTTGCCCGGTCATCGCGTACGGCGTCGGCGGCGCGACGGAGACGGTGACAGAAGGCAAGAGCGGCGCTTTGTTCACCCCTCAGACGGAGGAGGCGTTTGGCGCGGCGCTCGATCGAGCCGCGCATACGCGTTATGACCCGGTGGAAATGTGGGAACTGGCGCAGCAGTTTTCGCACGCGCGTTTTGATCGCGAGATGCGCGGTGTTATCCAGGCGGCGCTTAAGACTTCTGCGGCTCGCTCGCTACAATCACGCGCGTCGGCCGCACCACCCGCTCATGCATCTTGAAGCCGCGTGAGACTTCGCTGATCACCGTGCCTGGCGGAACGTCGGCGCTCGG harbors:
- a CDS encoding phosphoesterase; this encodes MRVIFTSDLHGSATLLDQLGELLRRETPGLLILGGDNLGDGPETGPVDAQLGELESKLAPRLAAWLRQNPRLRIAWIAGNHEWLPTLSAMGRRSEARLLTLDDAWRIGETTLLGCSYSPPTPFMLKDLERLDRRGDEIPAFDGRRWDPDRAGVVAITAHDHFTTRPSFEEELARAAPSPAPFIFVCHAPPFDTSLDRLPNLSHPIGSTAVRDFIVARQPLLSLHGHVHESPQATGAWRDQIGATTCVNPGQGHDTLHAVMFDLERPADTLRHTVLD
- the aroK gene encoding shikimate kinase; this translates as MSATPGETETKNILLIGMRGVGKSTVASALADLLQWTLVDSDALIERQAGLSIRDIFTQHGEAAFRAMESRIVAEICANSRQVVSLGGGAVLSPANRDTIRRAGAVIWLTAAPDVLIERMRRDIERGLVRPSLTDRDWSDEVRELTNARAPLYAEIAQIRIDTDNLTPAHIARVALKQLGLQEPPTHE
- a CDS encoding putative 6-oxopurine nucleoside phosphorylase, coding for MSPSLACIGGTAAYDLLREGALVARRLGPQSTPFGYSQPIYYCESRMGDFYFLSRHGELGYELAPSFVNYRANIYALKSLDVRAIVSWSETRALSHNYRIGEYVVVHDVIDETTSRSNTFFENQGLGLVRQWPVFCPSLRAAFERTLRTEECDFTDEGVYICVEGPRRETPAEARKYTLLGADLIGQTLAPEVFLAKELQMCYASLCYVASYAENGSDFRPFENGRILDPIVQQRRARAAVERLPRLLERMSDVLNSTPAMCRCESSMGHHVQAGQIDLDWRNWFDDEFRSIVDRTLP
- the trzA gene encoding chlorohydrolase is translated as MILRAAWVAPGDAPPIRDGFVRIREDRIAEVGVFGKEIGAGAEDSVRDLGAVALTPGLINPHTHLELGCYAGKLPRGPLWPWLAELIRVRRQGPQIERETAAAAEFAWRSLRAGVTCVGDISRRNVGWRALKAVPIRKVCFVELLTLADQPPRTLAELRAALDEVLEDALLTAGVSPHAPYTVPASDARDAIMLAKSRGKPWTIHLAETSEEIAFLHGDASGLPPGLTQAQGASGMAPARDGVTAYLRGLRAEERLGSGYLAHCNYLTDEEVEQIAVAGCAVVYCPRAHAFYGHADHPIQRLRAAGVTVAVGSDSPACDNADLSPWRELQRLCAVHPTLAAEDATLLRLVTADAAVALGMADRIGAIRPGMLADLAAFPLPAPADRPIQALIRAAPSATRMWVGGREVAL
- a CDS encoding glycosyl transferase family 1; amino-acid sequence: MLEAPSAVLTHHWLVKRRGGERVLEALYRVAPGPVYTTVHDPRGFRNSSLAGADTYTTFLQHLPGATRRYPLLLPLMPLAARLTRLPDADIVLCSDACLAKAFTPAGRSRLICYCHSPMRYAWEPEIEAVYRASMPAGVRALWGATMRYVRAADAKAAQRVDVFVANSRHVAKRIERCYGRDAVVVHPPVDLPPRPTVTPREDFYLCVGQHVPYKRLDLALEVCRKRDAPLVVIGDGPDIQRLDPRRYPRVTLLGWQNDDTVRGYYRRAKALLFPGEEDFGIVPVEAIAHGCPVIAYGVGGATETVTEGKSGALFTPQTEEAFGAALDRAAHTRYDPVEMWELAQQFSHARFDREMRGVIQAALKTSAARSLQSRASAAPPAHAS